In Castor canadensis chromosome 11, mCasCan1.hap1v2, whole genome shotgun sequence, a single genomic region encodes these proteins:
- the LOC109699314 gene encoding olfactory receptor 10J1-like, which produces MKKENYTLVSEFIFQGFSNFCEQQLTLFAVFLTLYILTVAGNAIIVTIISLDHHLHTPMYFFLSVLSASETVYTFVIIPRMLLNLISLSQPISLAGCATQMFFFITLAINNCFLLTAMGYDRYVAICNPLRYSLIMGKRVCFQLVGGACSIGLIIAMTQVLAVFRLPFCTTKVAHFFCDIRPVMKLSCIDTTANEILTLIISVLVILIPMGLVFISYVLIISTILKIASAEGRKKAFATCASHITVVIIHYGCASIAYLKPKSENTRNEDQLISVTYTVITPLLNPVVYTLRNKEVRDALCRAIGRKLS; this is translated from the coding sequence ATGAAGAAAGAGAATTACACTTTGGTGagtgagttcatttttcaggGTTTCTCCAACTTCTGTGAGCAACAACTTACACTCTTTGCTGTGTTCCTTACACTGTACATACTAACCGTGGCAGGAAATGCCATCATTGTGACTATCATTAGCCTTGATCatcacctccacacccccatgtacttcttcctcagtgTGCTGTCAGCTTCAGAGACTGTGTACACGTTTGTCATTATACCAAGGATGCTCTTAAACCTTATAAGCCTGAGTCAGCCCATCTCCTTGGCTGGTTGTGCCACTCAGATGTTCTTCTTCATTACTTTGGCCATCAACAACTGTTTCCTGCTCACAGCAATGGggtatgaccgctatgtggctaTTTGCAACCCTCTGAGATATTCACTCATCATGGGCAAGAGAGTATGCTTCCAGCTGGTGGGGGGAGCCTGCAGCATAGGCCTCATTATAGCAATGACACAAGTGTTAGCTGTGTTCAGGCTACCTTTCTGTACCACCAAAGTGGCCCACTTTTTCTGTGACATCCGACCTGTTATGAAGCTTTCCTGTATTGACACCACTGCCAATGAGATCCTAACTTTGATCATTAGTGTGTTGGTGATCTTGATTCCCATGGGCTTGGTTTTCATCTCTTACGTTCTCATTATATCCACCATCCTCAAGATAGCCTCTGCTGAGGGCAGGAAGAAGGCCTTTGCCACTTGTGCATCCCATATCACTGTGGTTATCATCCACTATGGCTGTGCCTCCATTGCCTACCTCAAGCCTAAGTCAGAGAACACTAGGAATGAGGATCAGCTGATTTCTGTGACCTATACTGTTATCACTCCCCTCCTGAACCCTGTGGTGTACACTCTGAGAAACAAAGAGGTCAGGGATGCTCTGTGCAGGGCAATAGGCCGAAAACTCTCCTGA